The region CTCTCAGTGCGAGTGGGTAATCAAGTTGTTTCATGGGGGGAAAGTACATTAATTCCTCACGGCATCGGTGTTATTAACGCTGTCGATTTGAATATCTTGAATGCTCCGGGAGCTGAGCTAAAAGAAGCATTCCGTCCACAAGGAATGGTTTGGGCTTCATTAGGTCTGACTGAAAATTTAAACGTTGAAGCTTATTACCAATATGATTGGGAGCCAATTTGGGTTCCAACACCTGGTTCAAACTTTGCTACTAATGATTTTGCTGGTTTTGGCGGTTATAGCCAAAATGCACAATTGGGCTTCAACTCAAATCCAGATATTAACCTTGAATTCTTAATGTCTGAGTATGCAACATTATATGGTGCTGCTGCTGCAGCTAACTTCGATCCTGCATTCGCTGCTTATATGGTGCCATACGCAACCAAAGTAGCTTTGATTCAAGATGAAGAAGAGCCAAGCGATGATGGTCAATACGGTTTAAAACTAGGTTATTACGCACCAAGTTTGGGTGAGACTGAATTTGGTTTGTATTACATGAATTATCACAGTCGCCGTCCTATTATTAGTGGTACAGCTTCAAACTTTAATGCTGATGCTATTGCACGTGATTATGGTCGTTTAGCTGCCAGTGGCGGTGAAATTGATCGTGAACTCATGCTAAGCATGGAAACATTCACTAAAGCACAAATTGTTTATCCTGAAGATATTCAGTTATACGGTGCAAGTTTTAACACATTAGTGGGTGATACTTCTGTTGCCGGTGAAGTTTCCCATCGTATTGATGAGCCTTTACAGATTGATGATGTTGAATTGCTATTTGCTGGGATGCCGCAGCAGCTTGCCAATTCAGGAATACGTCCTGATTTAGATGGTGTATCCCAAATTAGTGGTGTTGAAGCTGGTGAAACAATTGATGGTTTTATTCTGTCAGATACAACTCAAGCCCAGTTTACGTTAACTCATTTATTTGGCCCTACTTGGGGAACGGATAATTTAGTGATGCTTGCTGAAGTTGGTGGCGTTTGGATTCATGACATGCCAGGATTTGATGAGCTACGTTTAAATGGTCCAGGAACGGCACGTTCTGGTGGCAATCCGGATATGCCTGGGATCATCGAAGCATTACATGACGGTCCTGAAACTAACCCTTTCCCAACCGATTTCGCTTGGGGTTACCGTTTAGTTGCTAAAGCTGATTTCAATAATATTTTCGCAGGTGTAAATATGTCGCCACGTGTGATTTTCTCACACGATGTTGATGGTATTACACCGGATCCAATGTTCTTGTTTACAGAAGGGCGTAAGTCCGTTGCTGTAGGTGTTAACTTTGATTACCGTAGTCGCTGGGGTGCAGATATTTCGTATAACAGCTTCTTTGGTGGCGTGGGTACAACTAATGCAATGACTGACAGAGATTATGTCTCTTTCAACGTCAAGTATTCGATCTAAAAGGATAATAATAATGAAGAAACTGACGATATTATCGGCTGCTGTTATGTTGTCGCTGACTGCACCAGTAGCGATGGCGAAAGTATCAGAAGCTGAAGCTGCAAAGTTAGGAGCAGAGTTAACTCCATTAGGGGCTGTAAAAGCTGGCAACGCAGATGGCTCTATTCCTGCTTGGGATAATGGTATTACTTCACCTGCTGCAGGTTACGAAAAGGGCATGCATCATCCAGATCCTTTTCCATCAGACAAAGTGTTATTTACAATAACTAATGCTAATAAAGCACAATATGCTGAATTTTTAACACCTGGTCAGGTTAAGTTATTTGAACTTTATCCTGATACTTACAAAATGAATGTTTACGAAACACGCCGCACAGCTTCAGTACCTCAGTATGTTTATGATGCGACTAAAGCGAATGCTGTTAATGCAGAGCTTGTTTCCAATGGTAACGGTGTTACTGGTGCGTCTATTAGTGTTCCATTTCCTATCCCATCTAACGGTTTAGAAGTAATTTGGAACCATATTTTACGCTATCGTGGGGTTGATGTAGAAACGTATCGTAGCCAAGCAGCGCCAACTGCAGGTGGTTCTTACACCTTAATTGAAACTGCTGAAGAGATCCGTTTTGAGTATAGCCGCCCAGAAATAACTCTGGATAAGCTTGCTGAAACCAATACATTATTCTTCTTCAAACAAGTTGTTCGTCAGCCTGCACGTCTTGCTGGTACAGCATTGTTAGTTAAAGAAACAATGGATCAAGAAGCGTTACCTCGTCAAGCGTGGACTTACAACACTGGACAACGCCGTGTGCGTAAAGCGCCAAATGTTGCTTTTGATACGCCAGGTACAGTTTCTGATGGTCTAAGAACAACCGATGACTTCGATATGTTTAACGGTTCACCAGTGCGTTATAACTGGGAACTTGTAGGCAAAAAAGAAGTATACATTCCATATAACGATTACAAGTTACATTCAGATGCACTTGAGTATGACCAAATTCTTCAACCTGGTCATATCAACCCTGAATATGCTCGTTGGGAAAAGCATCGTGTTTGGGAAGTGAAAGCGACCTTGAAAGAAGGTATGCGTCATATCTATAAAACGCGCGTGTTTTACATCGATGAAGATTCATGGCAGGTATCGTTAACTGATATGTATGATAACCGTGATGAATTATATCGTGTGGGAACAGCACATTCTATCAACTACTATGAAGTGCCAACTCATTGGAGTACGCTAGAAATCTTCCACGATTTACAGTCTCGTCGCT is a window of Shewanella donghaensis DNA encoding:
- a CDS encoding DUF1302 domain-containing protein, with protein sequence MNIVKRRFNKSVLALGVVSALTLGISSSANAVSFDWGEVQGTFDSTWTVGASWRVSERDWEGQIGKVNQPQMDWSNYSAFGGAFGETPIYSSAQIWDQAGSYSSNNDLSNLLYSQGDTTSERFKGLHELSLEYKNFGLFVRGMYFYDRKLSDGDYDFNDPLTGKEFDPCEDSRASEVQCKDVRLLDAFVYGNFDLNDGKNPLSVRVGNQVVSWGESTLIPHGIGVINAVDLNILNAPGAELKEAFRPQGMVWASLGLTENLNVEAYYQYDWEPIWVPTPGSNFATNDFAGFGGYSQNAQLGFNSNPDINLEFLMSEYATLYGAAAAANFDPAFAAYMVPYATKVALIQDEEEPSDDGQYGLKLGYYAPSLGETEFGLYYMNYHSRRPIISGTASNFNADAIARDYGRLAASGGEIDRELMLSMETFTKAQIVYPEDIQLYGASFNTLVGDTSVAGEVSHRIDEPLQIDDVELLFAGMPQQLANSGIRPDLDGVSQISGVEAGETIDGFILSDTTQAQFTLTHLFGPTWGTDNLVMLAEVGGVWIHDMPGFDELRLNGPGTARSGGNPDMPGIIEALHDGPETNPFPTDFAWGYRLVAKADFNNIFAGVNMSPRVIFSHDVDGITPDPMFLFTEGRKSVAVGVNFDYRSRWGADISYNSFFGGVGTTNAMTDRDYVSFNVKYSI
- a CDS encoding DUF1329 domain-containing protein, which translates into the protein MKKLTILSAAVMLSLTAPVAMAKVSEAEAAKLGAELTPLGAVKAGNADGSIPAWDNGITSPAAGYEKGMHHPDPFPSDKVLFTITNANKAQYAEFLTPGQVKLFELYPDTYKMNVYETRRTASVPQYVYDATKANAVNAELVSNGNGVTGASISVPFPIPSNGLEVIWNHILRYRGVDVETYRSQAAPTAGGSYTLIETAEEIRFEYSRPEITLDKLAETNTLFFFKQVVRQPARLAGTALLVKETMDQEALPRQAWTYNTGQRRVRKAPNVAFDTPGTVSDGLRTTDDFDMFNGSPVRYNWELVGKKEVYIPYNDYKLHSDALEYDQILQPGHINPEYARWEKHRVWEVKATLKEGMRHIYKTRVFYIDEDSWQVSLTDMYDNRDELYRVGTAHSINYYEVPTHWSTLEIFHDLQSRRYLAMGLDNEGRMYNFDAKLTESNFTPDALRRAGIR